The Plodia interpunctella isolate USDA-ARS_2022_Savannah chromosome 22, ilPloInte3.2, whole genome shotgun sequence genome includes the window AGTTTCTCATCGTTCATTGACATACAATTGTCCCGTCAGGCTGGAAGACGGAGTGTTGCAATCATATGAACAGCACGAGGACTCCGTATACTGCGCGGAGTGGAGCGCCGCGGAGCCCTGGACGTTCGCGTCGCTCAGCTACGACGCCCGCCTCGTGCTGTCGCGGGTGCCCCGCCATTTcaagtacaaaatattgttgtaggattcaaagtaaataagttttttttttacaaaaatatcatttttaacaCACATCGGAATAGgctgaaaaaaattgagataTATCAAAGCTCGTAGAACAAAGTGGTTGTTATGATGTCAGCTTTCTAGTATTGCGAAATTGTtggtatttcaaaaataaccaTGTGTATCCCTCAGTATTACTActtctacaaatcaacttgggataaaaatacatttttttgtatgtatgtttgtaatgcgATAACTTTCAACCCAttggtttgattttgatggaatttaaaaggtatgtaggatctgtcaatagaatttttaagttggtggggcatcaaaatcggttaagtcgttttttaaatattcacgatttttgtaaacactcgtcaaaatttattgtgttagcGAGGTcaagttcgtggcgaacaactagtgtatactagcggcccgttgTTCCGTCTCCACtcggtaaaaccataataatttgTACACATAAATCTACCCCTTCAATCACTTATCTATTAAACTATAGTCGTTCACTTAGGCCTctcgaacacaatatttttttacaaaattgtgactGTCgctcattggatgggtgaccagaAATGTATTATCTCAAACTCCTCCGTGATTCGGAAGGCCTTAATCCTTTGTAAAATGCGCCAATCCGTAATGGGTGGTGTGTTGTTGGTGGATGGCACATACTTCTTATACTTCTATAAGGATGGCCTGTGCTCCAGATGTTTGATTGGCTGATGATTGTAGTGACCCACTGTGTTAGAATGGGCAAAATCATTccaatatgtataaaataaatatttatttactaaagtaacttattgaaatgtattaagttaagtattgtatgtattataaaattcattatgaaataaaagaaattacaatataaatataacttttatttccaCTAAAATCTCTCGGAAACCCGGTACGCAACATTTCTTAGGTTACCATAAACTTTTGAAGGCGGAGAACCCATAATGAGGTTACATATAGCTCGTCTTGCCAATGCAATGTTCTGATAACTGCCCAATATGTGAATCTTTGAATCTGCAAGCACTATCCTAGTTTTCGTAACATTTTCTATCGTAAACTTTGTTCTTCCCGCTTTTCCTGCTAATCTGCCTATGGCACGGCCTAAATGGTCTCCTTGGAGGGTCTTCACATCTTTGATTTCAAAGGATTCAACGAATAAGTCATCCAATCTGAGCAACGCTAATGCGTCTTCTACATCAAAGCCATAAACGAAAGCCTGTGAAGATATAGAGAAAATTATAGACATTGTCATATGTTTACAAGAAATGCATACATAGAAATATATGAGTAACTAACATTCTCCCACACATtgtaactttcgcattttaatcGCAGCTGtgccccgaggcttcgctcccatgagAACTTcgtgataaaatataccctatgtgttattccaggttatattctacatgtaccaaatttcataacaaatggtccagtagattttgtatgaaagagtaacaaacatcctcacaatctttcgcttgtataatattagttggattaGTAGATAGAAAATAGTATGTATGCATGCTCTCAAGCTATAATCATTTTTACCTTTACAAAATCAGCTGCCTTCTGCAAGTTGGCAACATCCTTTGTTTCCGGCCCCACTTTGATCTCCACATTACGAGTTTTTGTGTTAAAACGCACTTGAAGGAGGAGGTGTTCCACTATTGGTGTGAATATCTTTAGCCAGTTTTCTTTTAGAGGGGTAtacctaaaaacaaaaatttttatattttaaaaataatgatgagaTGTAAGAATTCAGGACTTTCCATTATCATCAACCCACACCCCTTGCTGTTTAAGTCCTAGAATTTTTTCgtcactttattattttcaaaattaggtAAAACTCATCAACaaccttttaaatatttaaaaggttgctatgaaatatttaaatatcaagtTTAGCAATTTAGATGAGTGTTTGCATGTCAATGGTATGCGTTGACATGCAAACCAAACAAACTAAAGATGAGCCAATTAACCCTTTCACCGCCAGAGTCGGATTAATCCGACCAATGTTATCGTGTCCATTTCGCCTAGGTCGTATATATCCGACAAAATAGctgtgtttgtttttagtgGCTTTTCCGACTCTCATGTTTTATATTGTCTTAAACTTGTTAATATATGAAGATATATTACTAAGATAAAGCAATCATTTGTAATGTCGTACACTTTTGGCTCGTATTAAAAAtccataaaattaagtaagaaGTTAGGTGAAATAACTGATAATATTCTCTTGTAATTGCATAGGTGTCAAACGCCCACGTCGGAAAAATCCGACACTAGTGTCGGGACATTCTTCAAAGAgtaacatgtaaaaaatatgtacatcaAAGCAGTTCTCTTAATATTGACTTATTCAGagaacaacaaataaattaattactaataaatatttctttacaatagttctacataattttattaaattcttttgaaaataagcaAATAAGTTGTCAAATgtcaacaatttttatattgagaattaataaatcattaacaaTATTCAATGGCTTTGCATTCAATTCTTTCTACtaccaaaagtaaaaaaatttttgccCTGGGTTTAAGCACAGATTGTTAATTAACATCGCGCTGCAACAAATTTCGATattatttatcgatatttaaatagataaattacatacaaccCTCTttgtagtaggtatttttttctgttgtaCTGAGCTGGGCGCTGGGGGCATGACAGCTGATAAAATGCCAAGCGGTTAATAGGTTAATATCCTGCCATAATGTTGTCTGTTCAATGTCTCCTTTGTAGCTAACCGAACATGCCCATCATATGCTGCAGCTAGAAGAGACATCATGGACTCAGATATCCTATCTGAAGATGATCTAAATGATATATCATTCAGGAAGGTCCTGAGATTCTGCAAAGGTAACTGCGCCCCATTCTATGTATCAAGGAATTTAGTAACATGGTTCCAGTATGGACTGATGACCTGATGCCTAGTACTAGCATCCCAAAgctctaaaaacaaaaaaccgAACTCTAAAGaggtattaaattttaaatcattttcagATGACTGTgtataagttataaataacttttgagGTTATACCTATGGGCAGGCACTGGGACTTTTCGCATGTTAACTCTGGTCTCATTTGGTTCAGAAtcctttttcttcttttttggCTTTGAACGCCTTACTTTCGGCTTGCTTTGGATGCCATTATGTTCCTCTACCTCCATTGTATCGCCTGATTCTGAAATCGCTCTTCGTTTCAGATTTTTCAGCTTTATCGTATTTTTAGCTGGGAGGAAATCATCAACACTTATATTATCGGTctgcattttaatattattgatatataatcACTTATCTTACACCAAATAAATCaagaaatcaaattatttgctacttcaaaaataaacacatggCTCTTCGACAAGAGCATAGATGAAAAGGAGACATTGACATATTTAGTTGTCAatgattgataaaataatcatcCAAAACATAGGCAAAGGCCATAGGATTTTTGGATTTAAGgccattatttttcaatattatacaaaatacccataaataaataaaacaatgattttattcatctaggtattataattattaattataaaatattcattgccTATCTTGTCTCACTCAGGAAGGGCAGGGTTGGGTGACTAACTGACATTTCAATATTGTGAACGCATCTTTTTCGTTCGATTGTTATGTCACATTTTCTCCATCTCagagaatttttattttgttatgaattGATTTGAGGTGGGtgattttctaaatattttctaacttttctattttcttcagatttaaataatgttatgccCATTTCCATAGGTATCTGACCAGAGCAGGATACCTCAACCATAATGTCGACCGTGATGAGAACTGCCGTGTTCAAAGTGATCAACACTAATCAAGGGTGTAAAATTGCGGCTTGTTCTGTTGTACAACATCGTGGTATCGCCGGCAAGGCACTGCGAGACTCTTTGCCCAAGCCGCCGCCGAAGCCAGCGCCCTTTGACTATGAAAACAAAGATTACACATGGTTAAGGAGTTTATTCGACAGAACGACCCATAGATTTGACCAGAACTCGAAAGTCATTGTGGTCGAAGGCCCCGTGGCCGCTGGAAAGACAAAATTTGCAGCTGAGCTAGCCAAGGATCTTGGGATGAAGCATTATCCTGAAGCTAACATGAATTACCATTACATTCGCCCAAATGGTATAGATTTGAGGATATTCGACAAGGATATACCTGAAGACACTAGAACTTTCGACCATAAAGATTTTAATCTTTGTCCTACTCATCGTTTGGCAGCAAACTTTCAAATTATGATGTATATTGCGAGATACGGACAGTATATTGATGCCTTAGCTCATTTGTTAAATACCGGTGAAGGTGTTGTTCTCGAGAGGTCTCCATGGTCTGACTTTGTGTTTGTAGAGGCGATGACATCACAGAAATTCATGAGTAAGCAGGCCAGGAGCATTTATTATGAGCTCAGAAATTCTACAATTGAAGAGTTGATGAGGCCCCACCTTGTCATCTATCTGGACCTTCCTGTGgcaaaggtatttttttaaaattattattcacatGTGGCATATGCATCAGTCTCATGCAAGttacaatgtaaatatgtGATTGGATAAAAGATTGGTAATATAGTTACAGGCAGGTATTGATATGTACATAACTGGATTCATTTTGTAGACTTGTCACATTGGAATAAGTTAGACagctgaaattaaaattctaaacaCATATGACAGGTACAAGAGAAGATCAAGGCTCGCAACAATGATTACGAGGCTAAGGGCAAGGCTCTGTCAGTGCCATACCTCACCGAGGTGGAGCGCCAGTACAAGAACAAATATCTGAGAGACATCTCTACTCATGCCGAGCTGCTTGTGTACGACTGGACTGGCGGCGGCGAGGTGGAAGTTGTAAGTACTGTCTCATCTCTCTCTCGTTTTGTGTTCCCAGTTATAATAACGGCTGTGGAGTCCAAAGCCCGGGGTAAGCATAAAGGAAACCTTTTTGGAGATTTggctctgattttatgaccggcctCCTGTCTAAGTCAAGTTTCATTGGGAATGTGGTTGTGGCCTATCATCTGCCAAAGCTTCAAAACATGTTCCactttaaagtaaaagttgatacattcgtttttgagtttatcgcaacaCATAAAcaaacgcggcagaggactttgttttttaatatgagtGTAAAGACTTCATCATCAATAATCGATTGAGTATTTTCCATTCTACTCTGTTTCTTGCCATGGATTTtgtctttaattaaaatttaaataaaagacaagATAAAAGTTGTATAGTGAAGTAAAAGGCTtcatgttaataatatatattgtttatgaacaaaaacattataaaaagataattttgctTCACAGGTTGTGGAAGACATAGAACGTTTGGACTTTGATAAGTACACAGAACGGGAGGAGCCCAAGATGAAGGACTGGCGGCTTCCGCGCGAAATCGACTGGGCCGATCATCGCATGATATACACCAACCAGAAGTACTTCCTAATGAATCTGTTCTGCATTCCCCGGACCCATGCGCCGGAGTTGCTCACCAGTGCTGAGGACGCTTATGAAAGGACCAAGGTGACATTAATtcgacaataaataaaattctaaatatatcAATGCATTAGTAATAAAGAAGTATAGATTAGTTTTTAGtttgctaataaaaataactctaTTCCATTCGATGAAAATGTGATGTCGGCAGGcaggtggcgctagtgtgcagatTCGCTCACTAATTTAGGGCTCTCCTAAGATCAAATTTTCTTCAAATCTCAAGGATGCCATATtgagtatatattaatttttttttttattaacaggTCATCTATGCACACCCAGACTTCCAATACGAAGTGGGATACAATCAGAAGGATGGTAACACCTTGTTGAAATCCAAGATGCCCAAATATACGGAACATATCTAAATGTCCGCGTTGGGTTGtagaagaatttatttaataaaattatgtaataatttgtttagttactttgctttttatttcataacagtaatatatataaatatattaggacaaatcacacagattgagct containing:
- the l(1)G0004 gene encoding RNA-binding protein pno1, with the protein product MQTDNISVDDFLPAKNTIKLKNLKRRAISESGDTMEVEEHNGIQSKPKVRRSKPKKKKKDSEPNETRVNMRKVPVPAHRYTPLKENWLKIFTPIVEHLLLQVRFNTKTRNVEIKVGPETKDVANLQKAADFVKAFVYGFDVEDALALLRLDDLFVESFEIKDVKTLQGDHLGRAIGRLAGKAGRTKFTIENVTKTRIVLADSKIHILGSYQNIALARRAICNLIMGSPPSKVYGNLRNVAYRVSERF
- the ND-42 gene encoding NADH dehydrogenase [ubiquinone] 1 alpha subcomplex subunit 10, mitochondrial, which produces MSTVMRTAVFKVINTNQGCKIAACSVVQHRGIAGKALRDSLPKPPPKPAPFDYENKDYTWLRSLFDRTTHRFDQNSKVIVVEGPVAAGKTKFAAELAKDLGMKHYPEANMNYHYIRPNGIDLRIFDKDIPEDTRTFDHKDFNLCPTHRLAANFQIMMYIARYGQYIDALAHLLNTGEGVVLERSPWSDFVFVEAMTSQKFMSKQARSIYYELRNSTIEELMRPHLVIYLDLPVAKVQEKIKARNNDYEAKGKALSVPYLTEVERQYKNKYLRDISTHAELLVYDWTGGGEVEVVVEDIERLDFDKYTEREEPKMKDWRLPREIDWADHRMIYTNQKYFLMNLFCIPRTHAPELLTSAEDAYERTKVIYAHPDFQYEVGYNQKDGNTLLKSKMPKYTEHI